A region from the Panicum hallii strain FIL2 chromosome 1, PHallii_v3.1, whole genome shotgun sequence genome encodes:
- the LOC112883523 gene encoding SUN domain-containing protein 2-like, with the protein MSASTAAIPTANTNGNHALSLDSHSSQDVRRRTVVVAKKKASPELLAEGGVNGISEDKITSKKDLSHTIRGESVLDKPKYSSEARKDVVASAAAERRKKSSTKQEKAKWVTALSVLVKLCLLISAITWMGQLAWRWQNGELSFTTLDMESRLSKVEGFRKTTKMLQVQLDILDKKLGNEIDKAKRDITKQFEAKGNELEKKMKTLVDKTGKLDKSISELMDMGFLSKKEFEEILSQLKEKKGFGGTDNDITLDDIRLFAKEIVEIEIARHSADGLGMVDYALGSGGAKVVSHSKPFMNGKNYLSGRSSVHATAQKMLEPSFGQPGECFALKGSSGFVDVKLRTGIIPEAVTIEHVDKSVAYDRSSAPKDFQIRGWYQGTHDDSDKDSSVMATLGEFSYSLDSSNAQTFQLERSANPQAVNMVRFDFSSNHGNLELTCIYRFRVHGTEPGSLSNTA; encoded by the exons ATGTCAGCCTCCACTGCTGCGATTCCAACTGCGAACACAAATGGGAACCATGCATTAAGTTTGGACTCACATTCTAGCCAAGATGTTAGGCGGCGAACAGTTGTTGTTGCAAAGAAGAAAGCCTCGCCTGAGCTTCTCGCTGAAGGTGGAGTCAATGGGATATCAGAAGATAAGATTACAAGCAAGAAGGATCTTAGCCATACTATCCGTGGAGAATCAGTTCTTGACAAGCCAAAATATTCATCAGAGGCAAGGAAAGATGTGGTTGCTTCAGCAGCTGCTGAACGTCGAAAGAAAAGCTCTACTAAACAAGAAAAGGCCAAGTGGGTAACTGCCTTAAGTGTGCTGGTGAAACTATGCCTTCTTATTTCAGCTATCACTTGGATGGGGCAGTTGGCCTGGAGATGGCAAAATGGTGAGTTATCATTTACAACACTGGATATGGAGAGCAGGCTATCCAAGGTGGAGGGCTTCAGGAAGACAACCAAGATGCTTCAGGTACAGCTGGACATTTTGGATAAGAAGCTAGGAAATGAGATTGACAAAGCAAAAAGGGATATCACTAAGCAATTTGAGGCCAAGGGTAATGAGTTAGAGAAAAAGATGAAGACATTGGTAGACAAAACTGGCAAGTTGGATAAGTCAATATCTGAGCTTATGGACATGGGATTTCTTTCTAAGAAAGAATTTGAGGAGATTTTGAGTCAGTTGAAGGAAAAGAAGGGATTTGGTGGTACAGACAATGACATAACCTTGGACGATATACGGCTATTTGCCAAAGAGATAGTTGAGATCGAGATAGCAAGGCATTCCGCTGATGGCCTTGGTATGGTGGATTATGCCCTGGGATCTGGCGGTGCCAAAGTAGTAAGTCATTCAAAGCCTTTCATGAATGGCAAGAACTATTTGTCTGGTCGCAGCAGTGTCCATGCAACAGCCCAAAAGATGCTGGAGCCAAGCTTTGGGCAGCCAGGAGAGTGTTTTGCGCTGAAGGGAAGTAGTGGGTTTGTGGACGTGAAGCTAAGAACAGGAATAATTCCTGAGGCGGTCACTATAGAGCATGTTGACAAG AGTGTGGCCTACGATAGATCTAGTGCTCCAAAGGATTTCCAGATCCGTGGTTGGTACCAAGGAACACATGATGATTCAGACAAGGATTCAAGTGTGATGGCTACCTTAGGAGAGTTCTCTTATAGCCTTGACAGCAGCAATGCCCAGACCTTCCAACTAGAGAGAAGCGCCAACCCACAAGCTGTCAACATGGTTCGGTTTGACTTCTCCTCAAACCATGGGAATTTGGAACTTACATGCATCTATCGCTTCAGGGTGCATGGTACAGAGCCTGGTTCCCTCAGCAATACAGCATGA
- the LOC112883541 gene encoding putative glucose-6-phosphate 1-epimerase, translating into MAGVAASVERVKDRATGLDKFVLREARGSSVEVYLYGGQVTFWKNNFGHQLLFVSNKATFKPPKAIRGGIQICFPQLGSHGVLEQHGFARNRFWSVDESPPPFPVATSNCHIDLILKSSQEDLKIWPYSYEFRLRVALSPRGDLLLTSRIKNISSDGKPFQFTFAYHTYFSVSDISEVRVEGLETLDYLDNLQSKNRCTEQGDAVVFESEVDKVYLSAPQKIVIIDHEKKRTLVLRKEGLPDVVVWNPWDKKAKAMPDFGDDEYKNMLCVGAAAIEKPISLKSGEEWLGKQEISAVPSSYSSGQLDPEVIRRMHTI; encoded by the exons ATGGCCGGGGTGGCGGCGTCCGTGGAGCGCGTGAAGGACCGCGCCaccggcctcgacaagttcgtcctCCGCGAGGCCCGGGGCAGCTCCGTCGAG GTATATTTATATGGAGGTCAAGTGACATTTTGGAAAAATAACTTCGGTCACCAACTGCTTTTTGTTAGTAACAAG GCTACTTTTAAACCACCAAAAGCAATTCGTGGTGGCATCCAAATTTGCTTCCCTCAA TTAGGTAGCCATGGAGTTCTTGAACAGCATGGATTTGCAAGGAACCGATTCTGGAGTGTTGATGAAAGTCCACCTCCTTTTCCAGTTGCTACTTCCAATTGTCATATTGACTTGATACTCAAGTCATCTCAGGAGGATTTGAAGATCTGGCCATATAG CTATGAATTTCGTCTGAGAGTTGCACTTAGTCCAAGGGGAGATCTTCTTCTCACATCTCGAATTAAAAATATAAGCTCAGATGGCAAGCCATTCCAATTTACATTTGCATATCATACTTACTTTTCGGTATCTGATATCAG TGAAGTGCGGGTAGAAGGTTTGGAGACCTTGGACTATCTTGACAACTTGCAATCCAAGAATCGTTGTACCGAACAAGGAGATGCAGTTGTATTTGAGTCTGAA GTGGACAAGGTATATTTGAGTGCTCCACAGAAGATTGTGATCATTGACCATGAGAAGAAAAGAACGCTTGTTTTGAGGAAAGAGGGACTTCCAGATGTTG TCGTTTGGAACCCTTGGGACAAGAAGGCAAAAGCAATGCCAGATTTTGGGGATGATGAGTACAAGAACATGCTATGCGTAGGGGCTGCAGCTATTGAGAAGCCAATTTCTTTAAAGTCTGGTGAAGAGTGGCTAGGAAAGCAGGAAATTTCCGCTGTACCATCCAGTTACAGCAGCGGACAATTGGATCCTGAAGTCATTCGTCGGATGCACACAATCTAA
- the LOC112877853 gene encoding squamosa promoter-binding-like protein 5, whose amino-acid sequence MMMNTNTMAAPTNDVDFSFGAMQAQPYAGFDAGAMAMPSVERPLLQHHQNHQLYDSFDLAAAGFPPFQEPGLLPPASLPLPPSMVMAMPSPLQLPLPGVLTPAEVYPFGGAGGAAAFLKREDGHHQLVDAGGGGTIGLNLGRRTYFSPADVLAVDRLLTRSRLGGGTGVGMGLGMGMLGLGLGAAHHHHQHQPPRCQAEGCKADLSAAKHYHRRHKVCEYHAKAAAVAAGGKQQRFCQQCSRFHVLAEFDDAKRSCRKRLTEHNRRRRKPAGAQGKDSPPPPPPKRAADTCVAASHSSDHHHKCASAMAAAKLTAISPNGSGVSCLDAMDNGHSSGGGAAPTALSLAALPPLHDEKDDGGGLDSMLMMRQVQGRDDDEHRRFLTSLVMQQQQQQDHQHDDGSGGHDGVGGGNILSCPSVSDHQNGGCNGFFEVDFI is encoded by the exons ATGATGATGAACACCAACACGATGGCTGCGCCAACCAACGACGTCGACTTCTCCTTCGGGGCCATGCAGGCGCAGCCCTACGCCGGCTTCGACGCCGGCGCCATGGCCATGCCCAGCGTCGAGCGGCCGCTGCTCCAGCACCACCAGAACCACCAACTCTACGATAGTttcgacctcgccgccgcgggcTTCCCCCCGTTCCAGGAGCCGGGCCTCCTCCCGCCCGCGAGCCTGCCACTGCCACCGAGCATGGTGATGGCGATGCCGTCGCCGCTGCAGCTGCCCCTCCCGGGCGTGCTCACGCCGGCGGAGGTGTACCCCTTCGGCGgagcgggaggggcggcggcgttccTGAAGCGGGAGGACGGGCACCACCAGCTcgtggacgccggcggcggcgggacgaTCGGGCTGAACCTCGGCCGGCGCACGTACTTCTCCCCCGCCGACGTGCTCGCTGTGGACCGGCTGCTGACGCGGTCCCGGCTCGGCGGCGGCACGGGCGTGGGCATGGGCCTCGGCATGGGCATGCTGGGCCTCGGTCTCGGCGCAGCGCACCACCATCACCAGCACCAGCCGCCACGGTGTCAGGCCGAGGGCTGCAAGgccgacctctccgccgccaagcactaccaccgccgccacaaGGTCTGCGAGTACCACGCcaaggccgccgccgtcgccgccggcggcaAGCAGCAGCGCTTCTGCCAGCAGTGCAGCAG GTTTCATGTGCTCGCCGAGTTTGACGACGCCAAGAGGAGCTGCCGGAAGCGGCTCACCGAGcacaaccgccgccgccggaagcCGGCCGGGGCACAGGGCAAggactcgccgccgccgccgccgccaaagaGAGCCGCGGACACTTGCGTCGCGGCCTCCCACAGCAGCGATCATCATCACAAAT GTGCGAGCGCCATGGCGGCGGCCAAGTTGACGGCCATCTCGCCCAACGGCAGCGGCGTCAGCTGCCTCGACGCCATGGACAACGGCCACTcgagcggcgggggcgcggcgccgACGGCCCTTTCTCTGGCGGCGCTGCCGCCGCTGCACGACGAGaaggacgacggcggcggcctggaCTCCATGCTGATGATGCGGCAGGTGCAAGGCCGCGACGACGATGAGCATCGCCGCTTCCTGACCTCGCTCgtgatgcagcagcagcagcagcaggaccaCCAGCAcgacgacggcagcggcggccacGACGGCGTTGGCGGCGGCAACATCTTGTCGTGCCCGTCGGTGTCAGATCACCAGAACGGCGGCTGCAACGGTTTCTTTGAGGTGGACTTCATCTAG